Part of the Crossiella cryophila genome, ACCGCCTGCGGCCAGTACCAGTCGCAGACCACCGAGTTGTAGGTCCCCTCGGTGACCTGCTGCCGCGCCGCGTGCAGGATCGCCCCGGCGGCGGCGAGATCACCACCCGCGGCCCGACCGGCGCCGCCCTCGGCCTGGGTGAGCAGCTCGCGCACGGCCAAGGCCAGGTCGGCCCACATCCGGCGGTACCGGGTGGTGTTGCCGATGGTGCGGTCGAAGGCGCTGACGTTGGTGAGCAAGCCGAGCGGGCGCTTCTGGACCTCGGCGGCGATCCGGTCCACCGCGGCGCGCACCGCCGCGGGCTTGTCGCCCAGTTTGAAGGTGCCGTTGCGGGCAGCGGTCCACTCGGTCCAGTTCCGCAGGTTGTCCTTGAACGCGCCCAGGGTGTCGTAGTCCTGCTGGTGCCAGGTCTTGCGCGGGTCCAGCGCCGAATCGAGCACGCTGCGGTCCAGCCGGTCCGGGAACATCGTGCCGTACATGGCGCCCAGGAAGGTGCCGTAGGAGTAGCCGACGTAGTTGATCTTCTCCTCGCGCAGCGCCGCGCGGATGAGGTCCAGATCCCGGGCGGTGTTCATGCTGGTGACGTGCTGCCGGAACGCACCGCCCGCCGCACCGCAGCCCGTTTCGGTGTCCCTGGCCAGCTGGGTCCACAGCGGCAGTTCGGCCTCCGGCGGCCGCGTGGTCAGCTCGGGCGTCGGCGGATAGAAGCAGGACAGCCGGGTCGACTGGCCCACCCCGCGCGGGTCCATCCCGATCAGGTCGTAGACCCGCGCGATCGGCTGCTCGGCCAGCTTCGCGGCCAGGAACAGGCCCTCACCGCCAGGGCCGCCGGGGTTGGTCAGCAACACACCGCGCCGGCGGGCCGGCTCGGCGGCCTTCTTCCGGCTGATCGCGACCTCGATACGCCTGCCTCCTGGATCGCGGTAGTCCAGGGGGACCTCGACCTTGGCGCAGTCGACGCCCGCGGCGGCCAGGTCCGGGTCGGCGCAGGCGGACCAGGTGAGCTGCTGGGAGCGGTAGCCGGACAGCTCGTCGGTGGGTGCGGCGACCGCAGGCGCGGAGGTGGTCAGGGTCAGCAGGACCGCGCCGAGTACTGCTGTCGTCTTCCGTGCGCCCATGGCGGTGGGTTCCTCATCAGTGTCGGGGTGATATCGCTACGGGAGAACCCGGCGAACCGGTCGGCATCGGGGGCCGCCGGTCCACAGTGGAGCATGGCCCATCTGACAGCAAGCCTAGGTGCGCGAGAGGGCCGAACAATCACACTGGCGGGTATTGATGGGTCATACTTTCTGGTATTGGACCGGGGTGTCGAGTAGGAGGAAAGTAGTATGCCTGGCAGACCTGTCCGGCATACCTGTTCAGTTCGCGATGTGAAACGTCTGCGCAGTACAGCGCACGTGCACGACCGTGGTACGGTCGAGGCGCTGGCGACCTGACGTGACATCCGAGCGGGCCGGACGGAACCTTGGGACTATATTTCCGGAACCATGCCAGCCACATTATCCCCGACCGGCGGCAATTGCCGGACGATAAACATGAAGGAGCGCTTACTGGAATTGCACACACTCGCTCACCGCGATTCCTGATTCGGCGGGTCTCGTGATCACCGTGGGCATCGTCGACGAAACCCTGGCCCGGTACGGCATCCGCGGGATCCTGGAAAGCGCGCCGGATCTGCGGGTGGTGGGCGAGGCCGGGGACGGCGCGACCGCGGTGCGGCTGGCCAGGCAACAGCGACCGCAGGTGCTGCTGACGGATCTGCGGATGCCCGGTGAGGACGGGTTGTCCGCGATCGAGGCGGTCCGGGAGCAGGTGCCGGAGACCGCGGTGGTGGCGTTGATCGCGCTCGAGCAGGCCGATCATGGGCACCGGGCGGTGGGCTGGGGCGCGGGCGGGTTTGTGGACCGGGCTGCGGGCACAGGCGAGTTCGCGAGCCGGGCTAGCGGCACCGGCACCGACATGGGCACGGGCATGGGCACGGGCACGGGCACGGGCACGGGCGAGTTTGGGCATCGGGTTGCGGGCGCGGGCGGATCCGGACACCACGCGAGGTGCGCTGGGGCGGGCGGATTCGCGAACCTGGCCGCGGGTGCGGGCGAGTTCGGGCGGCCTGTCTCGGGCACCGGCGTGGACGAGGCCGGGTGCCCGAGTGCGGGCACTGGCGCGAGTGAGTTCAGGTGCCAGACTGCGGGCGCTGGTGTAAGCGAGGCCGGGTACCAGGGCGTGGGTGTGGGCGGGGTAGCACGGCAGGGTGCTTGTGGTGGCAAGGCCGGGTTTGGGCATCAGGCTGCGGCTGCGGGCGCCGGGGGATCCGGGTACTGGGGCGCGGGCGAGTTCGAGCGGCCTGCCTTGAGCACCGGTCTGGGCGAGACCGGGTGCCGGGTTGCGGGCGCGGATGTGGGTGAGTCCGGGCATCGGGTCGCGTGTGCTGGCGGGTCCGAACAACAATCGGGGTGCGCTGGTGGATCCGGACATCAAGTGGCGTGCGCACGTGGGGTCGGGCACGAGGTGGCGTGCACACGCGGGGTCGGACACCAGGCGGCGTGCACTTGCGGGGTCGGACACCGCGCGGCAGGTGAGGCTGGGCGCTGGGGTGTGGGTGGGTTGGCGGGGCGGGGTGGTTGTGGGGACACGGCTGAGTTTGTGTATCGGGCTGTGCGGGCTGGTGTGGCTGGGTTTGTGGTCAAGGATGGTGGGCCTGGGGAGTTGCTCTATGCGGTGCGGGTGGTGGCTGACGGGGAGGCGATCTTGTCGCCGCGGCTGACCCGGTTGGTGTTGGCGCAGTTCAGCAGGGTTGATCCGGGGCGGTTTGCGCAGGCCTATCGGTTGTTGGGGCAGTTGAGTGCTCGGGAACGTGAAGTGCTCGCGTTGGTGGCTCGGGGGGCGTCGAATGTGGCTATTGGGGTGGCGTTGCGGGTTAGTGAGAGCACGATCAAGAGCCATCTCAGTCGGGTGATGGCCAAGATCGGGTGTGCTAATCGGGTGCAGGCGGCGATGATCGCTCGGGATGGGGGGCTGGTGTCCTGAGGGGGGTGGACTTTTTGGGGAGGGGGTACCCGACCTCTGTTGGATGTTGCTTGCGCATGGAGGGTGGTGCGCTGGGGCACGTACCGGAATTTCTGTGGAAGGAATCCGATCGTGCGAGAAACCCTGCGAAAGTTTGCCCGTTGCGCCGCAGTTGTGGCCACTGCTGCGGTGTGTGTGATTCCCATGGGCGGTCTGGCCAACGCCGCCCCCGCCGGTGACGTCGATCCCCTGATCGTCGGCGGCACCACGACCACCACCGAGGCCCATCCCTGGACGGTCGCGGTGTTCCACAGCAACCGCGAGCACTGCGGTGGCACCCTGATCGCGCCCAACAAGGTGCTTACCGCGGCGCACTGCACCGATGGTGATCCGGCCTCGCGGTTCTCCGTGGTCGCCGGGCGCACCGACATGCGCACCACCAAGGGGGTGGTGGCCAGGGTGACCAAGTACTGGCAGCACCCTGGTTTCCGGTCGGTGGAACAGGGTGACGACGTCGCGGTGCTGACTCTGGACCGCAACCTGGAGCACAAGACCCTGCCGCTGGTGACCTCGGCGGACACCGGGCTGTACCGGGCCGGCACCGTCACCACCACGCTGGGCTGGGGCGATATCCGGCCTGGCGGGCCGTCCTCGCCGGTGTTGCGGAAGGTGGACGTGCCGCTGACCAGCGATGCCAACTGCAAGGCCGCCTACAGCGAGTACAACGCCACCTCGATGGTCTGCGCCGGTCTGCCCGAGGGCGGCAAGGACTCCTGTCAGGGTGACTCCGGCGGTCCGCTGGTCACCGCGGGCAAGCTGGTCGGCGTGGTGTCCTGGGGCGAGGGTTGTGCCCAGGCCGGGAAGCCCGGTGTGTACGCGCGGGTGATCAGTTACCTGGATCTGATCAAGCAGCAGCTCAGGTGAGTTCTCCGGTGCGCGGTCGTGCTGGCCGCGCACCGGCGCCCTGGCGGGAGTGGGGACTGGGGCGGGGGCTGGGGTGGTTGGCGCGAAGGTTGATCGCGGCCAGTGACACGGTTTGCTCGATGCGGCGTTGTCTGGTGTCCGGGCGTTTGGCGCTGGCTATCCAGTCCAGGATGAGGCGTTTCGAGGAGGGTGGGAACTGGTCGAAGTGGTTGCGGGCCAGGGGGTTGCGGTCGAGTTGGGTGTGTAGGTCCGCGGGTGGGGTGGTCGGGGGTTGCCAGGTTCCGGTGGACTTGGCCAGGTCGATCATGGCTTGGCCGGGTGGGGTCATCAGGCCGCGTTCGATCATGGTGGCGGCGCGGTCCCGGTTGAGCCTGCTCCAGGTGCTGCGGGGTTTGCGTGGGGTGAAGCGCAGGCGGGAGCTGGTGGGGTCGTGTTTGCGGTGGTGGCTGTCGATCCAGCCGAAACAGAGGGCCTGTTCGATGGCCTCGTGGTAGCGCGGGCTGGGGGTGGGGCTGTCCTTGTGCTGGATGATCAGCCAGATCTCGGACTCGGACTGGCTGTGGGCGGTCAGCCAGGTTCGCCAGTCCTCGGTGGTTGGCGCGGTGAAAGTGTTCATCTCACTCCCCCGCCTGGCCGGCGAGCACGTTGAGGTAGTGCTGGTTGAACATGATGCCCAGGATGTTGCCGAAGGGGTCGATCACCGAGGCGGTGACGAAGCCGGGGCCGTGTTCGGTCGGACCCTGCTGCGCGGTGCCGCCCAGGTCGAGCAGGCGCTGGTAGGCGGACTCGATGTCGTCGACGGCCCAGTAGGTCAGGGTGCCGCCGGTGGCGCCGGCGCCGGGCGGAGCGAAGCGGCGGTCCAGGATGCCGAGTTCGTGCTGGTAGTCGCCGATGCGGAACTCGATGTAGGCGGGTTTGCCGTCGAGCCGGCGTTCGAAGTAGGGCTGGACGCCGAGGAGTTCGGTGTACCAGGCGACGGCGGCCGTGACGTCCTCGGCGAAGAAGTTGTGGGTGGTGAGACCTCGCAGCATCGGGGTTCCTCTCGCTTGGGCTGACGGGAACCATGTTGCGGCTTAAAGTGCTCATCAACTGAGCACTTTTCCGGAGAAGCTGAAACACATGCGCGCTGACCGACTTGTGGCCACCCTGCTGCTGATGCAGGCCCGGGGCCGGGTGACCGCGGCCGAGCTGGCCGCGGAGCTGGAGGTGTCGGTGGCCACCGCCCGCCGGGACCTGGAATCGCTGTCCACGGCGGGCATCCCGGTGTACCCGCAACCCGGCCGCGGTGGTGGCTGGTCGCTGGTCGGCGGGGCCAGGACCGATCTCAGCGGGCTCTCCTCGGCCGAGGCGCAGGCATTGTTCCTGCTGGTCGGACCAGCCGCGGCGGTCTCCGGGGAGGCGAAGGCGGCGTTGCGGAAGCTGGTGCGGGCGTTGCCGAGCACCTTCCGTGCGGACGCCGAGGCGGCGGCCGACGCCACGATGATCGACTCGACCCGCTGGGGTGAGCGGGACCGGCAGCGGCCGGCGATGGTGGAGCTGTTGCAGTCCGCGGTGGTGCGCCGTCGCAAGGTGCGGTTGAACTACACCAGCGGCGCGCGGGAACGTTCCGAACGCCTGGTCGAGCCGTGGGGGCTGGTCGACAAGGACGACATCTGGTACCTGCTCGCGGGCACGGACAAGGGGCAGCGGACCTTCCGGGTGGAGCGGATCGTCGAGGCCGTGGTCACCGAGGAACCCGCCGACCGGCCGGATGACTTCGCGCTGGCCGCCGCCTGGGACAAGGTGGTGGGTGAGGTGGAGCAGAAGCGGTCCCGGACCTGGGCGACGGTGGTGATCGAGTCGCGGTTCGTTTCGGTGCTGCGCAACCAGTTCGGGCGGCATTGCGAGGTCGACGAGGAGCGCGACGGGCGGTCGCGGGTGCGGCTGGGCGCGCCGACGGCGCTGGATCTGGCGCGCAACCTGGCGGGCTGGGGCACCATGATCGAAGTGCTGGAACCCGTTGCGGTGCAGGCGGAACTGGCCCGGATCGGCGCCGAGCTGGCCGGGCGGTACGCCACCTGAGAACTACCTGGTGGGCGCGGGCGCGGTGCTACCGACGACCTACTTGGTGGGTGCGGGCGCGGTGCTACCGAAGGGAATCGGGGCCTTGGGGACCTTCTTGAATATCTCCGAACAGGCGTAGGCACCACCGCGGTCGGCGAGGTCGGTGGTGGCCAGGCAGACGTAGCGGCCGGAGGTGGTCAGGTCCAGGTTGCAGGTCGCGCTGGCGCCGGGAATCCCT contains:
- a CDS encoding helix-turn-helix transcriptional regulator; its protein translation is MRADRLVATLLLMQARGRVTAAELAAELEVSVATARRDLESLSTAGIPVYPQPGRGGGWSLVGGARTDLSGLSSAEAQALFLLVGPAAAVSGEAKAALRKLVRALPSTFRADAEAAADATMIDSTRWGERDRQRPAMVELLQSAVVRRRKVRLNYTSGARERSERLVEPWGLVDKDDIWYLLAGTDKGQRTFRVERIVEAVVTEEPADRPDDFALAAAWDKVVGEVEQKRSRTWATVVIESRFVSVLRNQFGRHCEVDEERDGRSRVRLGAPTALDLARNLAGWGTMIEVLEPVAVQAELARIGAELAGRYAT
- a CDS encoding VOC family protein, coding for MLRGLTTHNFFAEDVTAAVAWYTELLGVQPYFERRLDGKPAYIEFRIGDYQHELGILDRRFAPPGAGATGGTLTYWAVDDIESAYQRLLDLGGTAQQGPTEHGPGFVTASVIDPFGNILGIMFNQHYLNVLAGQAGE
- a CDS encoding LuxR C-terminal-related transcriptional regulator, with translation MGIVDETLARYGIRGILESAPDLRVVGEAGDGATAVRLARQQRPQVLLTDLRMPGEDGLSAIEAVREQVPETAVVALIALEQADHGHRAVGWGAGGFVDRAAGTGEFASRASGTGTDMGTGMGTGTGTGTGEFGHRVAGAGGSGHHARCAGAGGFANLAAGAGEFGRPVSGTGVDEAGCPSAGTGASEFRCQTAGAGVSEAGYQGVGVGGVARQGACGGKAGFGHQAAAAGAGGSGYWGAGEFERPALSTGLGETGCRVAGADVGESGHRVACAGGSEQQSGCAGGSGHQVACARGVGHEVACTRGVGHQAACTCGVGHRAAGEAGRWGVGGLAGRGGCGDTAEFVYRAVRAGVAGFVVKDGGPGELLYAVRVVADGEAILSPRLTRLVLAQFSRVDPGRFAQAYRLLGQLSAREREVLALVARGASNVAIGVALRVSESTIKSHLSRVMAKIGCANRVQAAMIARDGGLVS
- a CDS encoding S1 family peptidase, which translates into the protein MGGLANAAPAGDVDPLIVGGTTTTTEAHPWTVAVFHSNREHCGGTLIAPNKVLTAAHCTDGDPASRFSVVAGRTDMRTTKGVVARVTKYWQHPGFRSVEQGDDVAVLTLDRNLEHKTLPLVTSADTGLYRAGTVTTTLGWGDIRPGGPSSPVLRKVDVPLTSDANCKAAYSEYNATSMVCAGLPEGGKDSCQGDSGGPLVTAGKLVGVVSWGEGCAQAGKPGVYARVISYLDLIKQQLR
- a CDS encoding YdeI/OmpD-associated family protein; translation: MNTFTAPTTEDWRTWLTAHSQSESEIWLIIQHKDSPTPSPRYHEAIEQALCFGWIDSHHRKHDPTSSRLRFTPRKPRSTWSRLNRDRAATMIERGLMTPPGQAMIDLAKSTGTWQPPTTPPADLHTQLDRNPLARNHFDQFPPSSKRLILDWIASAKRPDTRQRRIEQTVSLAAINLRANHPSPRPSPHSRQGAGARPARPRTGELT
- a CDS encoding alpha/beta fold hydrolase produces the protein MGARKTTAVLGAVLLTLTTSAPAVAAPTDELSGYRSQQLTWSACADPDLAAAGVDCAKVEVPLDYRDPGGRRIEVAISRKKAAEPARRRGVLLTNPGGPGGEGLFLAAKLAEQPIARVYDLIGMDPRGVGQSTRLSCFYPPTPELTTRPPEAELPLWTQLARDTETGCGAAGGAFRQHVTSMNTARDLDLIRAALREEKINYVGYSYGTFLGAMYGTMFPDRLDRSVLDSALDPRKTWHQQDYDTLGAFKDNLRNWTEWTAARNGTFKLGDKPAAVRAAVDRIAAEVQKRPLGLLTNVSAFDRTIGNTTRYRRMWADLALAVRELLTQAEGGAGRAAGGDLAAAGAILHAARQQVTEGTYNSVVCDWYWPQAVNGYLADMRQVRDTFPYADAVNFMAPKNCTFYLPRDRMTRIRPRAYPTGLVVQSEGDTQTAHANGVAMARHQKARLINVRDDGNHAHYGIQNNTCVDRLVNAYLLDGALPAPRVDCPGVDKPKDIPADSARAKSTVDNPATADLVTAAREIVARDLVRGQR